Proteins encoded by one window of Erythrobacter sp.:
- the petA gene encoding ubiquinol-cytochrome c reductase iron-sulfur subunit: protein MATTTGTPEATEVAVEEGVRRRDFIEIAAVSAAGVGGLVMVMPLISQMSPSADVLAESTTELDIASLEVGQAIKAVFRKQPVFVRRLTPDEIAAANAVSVNDLRDPQTLAERTLPGNEDLLVVMGVCTHLGCVPLGAADGENKGEYGGYFCPCHGSHYDTAARIRKGPAPTNLEVPEYTVTDTTLVIG from the coding sequence ATGGCAACCACCACAGGCACTCCTGAAGCTACCGAAGTAGCCGTTGAAGAAGGCGTTCGTCGCCGCGACTTCATCGAAATCGCTGCCGTTTCGGCTGCCGGTGTCGGCGGCCTCGTCATGGTCATGCCGCTGATCAGCCAGATGAGCCCTTCGGCGGACGTGCTGGCCGAGAGCACCACCGAACTGGATATCGCCAGCCTCGAAGTGGGCCAGGCGATCAAGGCTGTGTTCCGCAAGCAGCCGGTGTTCGTGCGCCGCCTGACACCGGACGAAATTGCCGCTGCCAACGCTGTCAGTGTCAACGATCTGCGCGATCCGCAAACGCTGGCCGAACGCACGCTGCCCGGCAATGAAGACCTGCTGGTGGTGATGGGTGTCTGCACCCACCTCGGCTGCGTCCCGCTGGGTGCCGCCGATGGCGAGAACAAAGGCGAATACGGCGGCTATTTCTGCCCCTGCCACGGCTCGCACTACGATACCGCCGCGCGCATCCGTAAAGGCCCGGCGCCGACCAATCTCGAAGTACCTGAATATACCGTCACCGACACGACGCTCGTGATCGGCTGA
- a CDS encoding cytochrome b N-terminal domain-containing protein, with protein MSFPWAKEYTPQNGLSKFFDEKLPLPRLVYNAVGAGYPVPRNLSYFWNFGVLAGFCLMLQIVTGIVLAMHYAANADVAFASVEHIMRDVNWGWLMRYAHANGASFFFVVIYIHIFRGFFYASYKPPREMIWLIGVTIFLLMMATAFMGYVLPWGQMSFWGAKVITGLFGAIPFVGEPLQIWLLGGYAPDNAALNRFFSLHYLLPFVIAGCVILHIWALHIPGSSNPTGVEIKSESDTLPFHPYYTAKDGFGLGVFLLIYFSFVFFLPNVLGHPDNYIPANPLSTPAHIVPEWYFYPFYAILRAFTFDFILPAKLWGVLAMFASILVWFFLPWLDKGPVRSGHYRPLFRKFFWFGLIPTMIVLFICGGAPAEEPYVMISQIATAYYFLHFLVILPIVSSIERPEPLPFSITEAVLGSDKKAVLGENAEPVAV; from the coding sequence ATGAGCTTTCCCTGGGCCAAGGAATACACGCCGCAGAACGGACTGAGCAAGTTTTTCGACGAGAAACTGCCGCTTCCGCGCCTCGTCTACAACGCCGTGGGCGCGGGCTATCCGGTGCCGCGCAACCTTTCCTACTTCTGGAATTTCGGCGTGCTCGCGGGCTTCTGCCTGATGCTGCAGATCGTCACCGGGATCGTGCTGGCGATGCATTACGCCGCCAATGCCGATGTCGCCTTCGCTTCGGTCGAGCACATCATGCGTGACGTCAATTGGGGCTGGCTGATGCGCTATGCGCACGCCAACGGCGCCAGTTTCTTCTTCGTGGTGATCTACATCCACATCTTCCGCGGCTTCTTCTACGCTTCGTACAAGCCACCGCGCGAAATGATCTGGCTGATCGGCGTCACCATCTTCCTGCTGATGATGGCGACTGCCTTCATGGGCTACGTGCTGCCGTGGGGCCAGATGAGCTTCTGGGGCGCCAAGGTCATCACCGGCCTGTTCGGGGCGATTCCCTTCGTCGGCGAACCGCTGCAGATCTGGCTGCTGGGCGGCTATGCACCGGACAATGCCGCGCTGAACCGCTTCTTCAGCCTGCACTACCTGCTGCCTTTCGTGATCGCGGGCTGCGTGATCCTGCACATCTGGGCGCTGCACATCCCCGGCTCGTCGAACCCGACTGGCGTGGAAATCAAGTCGGAAAGCGACACCCTGCCGTTCCATCCGTACTACACAGCGAAGGACGGCTTCGGGCTGGGCGTGTTCCTGCTGATCTACTTCAGCTTCGTGTTCTTCCTGCCCAACGTGCTCGGCCACCCTGACAACTACATTCCGGCCAACCCGCTCTCCACGCCCGCGCACATCGTGCCCGAATGGTATTTCTACCCGTTCTACGCGATCCTGCGCGCCTTCACCTTCGACTTCATCCTGCCCGCCAAGCTGTGGGGCGTGCTGGCCATGTTCGCGTCGATCCTGGTGTGGTTCTTCCTGCCGTGGCTGGACAAGGGTCCGGTCCGTTCGGGTCACTATCGCCCGCTGTTCCGCAAGTTCTTCTGGTTCGGCTTGATCCCGACGATGATCGTGCTGTTCATCTGCGGCGGTGCGCCGGCCGAAGAACCCTATGTGATGATCAGCCAAATCGCCACCGCATACTACTTCCTGCACTTCCTCGTGATCCTGCCGATCGTTTCCTCGATTGAGCGGCCCGAACCCTTGCCCTTCTCGATTACCGAGGCGGTGCTGGGTTCGGACAAGAAGGCAGTGCTGGGCGAAAACGCCGAGCCGGTGGCCGTCTGA